A DNA window from Acetilactobacillus jinshanensis contains the following coding sequences:
- a CDS encoding aminotransferase class V-fold PLP-dependent enzyme: MNVKEIRQDFPIFKHRPRMVYLDNAATTQKPKSVIQALSHFYEYDNFNVHRSVYTPAQQTTEKYEHVRKQIADFIGSRNPKSIIFTRGTTESINDIAIGYFQRNLSEGEEISVSIMEHHSNLLPWQRLANQTGAKLNYIPLTANGHLDVKQAEQMIGPKTKLVALTGVSNVLGVINPIREICKLAHKNHALLLLDAAQMAPEMPINVQKIHPDFMAFSGHKMLGPTGIGVLYINPKLLDKVTPWQLGGEMIQNVTTHNFTYADVPQRFEAGTPNIAGVIGLGQAIKYLNHLTMPWIQKRCADLGQYLYDQLSQVKRVIVYGPKHRQTGIVSFNVKGVHPHDVATALDLNQIYVRAGQHCAQPLVNDCLKTSATVRASLYFYNTKSDCDRLATCVRKVVNFFHAAQRHLPKYDRG, translated from the coding sequence ATGAACGTTAAAGAAATTCGGCAGGATTTTCCAATCTTTAAGCATCGACCAAGAATGGTGTACTTAGATAATGCAGCAACCACCCAAAAGCCAAAGTCGGTTATTCAGGCGTTAAGCCACTTCTATGAATACGATAATTTTAACGTCCACCGAAGTGTCTACACTCCAGCTCAACAAACTACTGAGAAGTATGAGCACGTCCGAAAACAAATAGCTGACTTTATTGGGAGCCGTAACCCTAAGAGCATTATCTTTACCCGAGGAACGACCGAAAGTATTAATGATATAGCAATAGGGTACTTTCAGCGAAATCTTTCAGAAGGAGAAGAAATTTCAGTCTCCATAATGGAGCACCACAGTAATTTATTACCTTGGCAACGCCTGGCTAATCAAACGGGTGCTAAATTAAACTATATTCCTTTAACCGCTAATGGCCATTTAGACGTTAAACAAGCTGAACAAATGATTGGACCGAAAACTAAATTAGTAGCATTGACTGGAGTTTCAAATGTTCTAGGCGTAATCAATCCAATTCGAGAGATATGTAAATTAGCTCATAAAAATCATGCACTACTTCTATTGGATGCTGCACAAATGGCACCAGAAATGCCAATCAATGTTCAGAAAATTCATCCTGATTTTATGGCTTTCTCTGGACATAAGATGTTAGGACCAACTGGAATTGGTGTTTTATACATCAATCCAAAGCTTCTGGATAAAGTAACTCCGTGGCAATTAGGCGGTGAAATGATTCAAAACGTTACTACCCATAACTTCACCTACGCTGATGTTCCCCAACGGTTCGAGGCTGGGACACCAAATATTGCTGGAGTGATTGGATTGGGGCAAGCCATTAAATACCTAAATCATCTGACGATGCCGTGGATTCAAAAACGGTGTGCAGATTTAGGTCAATATCTTTATGATCAATTGTCACAAGTTAAAAGAGTAATCGTTTATGGCCCAAAGCACCGCCAAACCGGAATCGTGTCCTTCAACGTTAAAGGGGTTCATCCCCACGATGTCGCTACCGCTCTAGACTTAAACCAGATTTACGTTCGAGCTGGACAGCATTGCGCTCAACCGTTAGTTAACGACTGCTTGAAGACTTCGGCAACGGTTCGGGCCAGTTTGTATTTTTATAATACCAAGTCAGATTGCGATCGATTAGCAACCTGCGTCAGAAAGGTCGTGAATTTCTTCCATGCAGCTCAGAGACATTTACCAAAGTACGATCGTGGATAA
- the tnpA gene encoding IS200/IS605 family transposase: MDKKYDYDNAVHMRNYVYNIHCHLVWATKYRNKVFTTPELVQGMEKLLKYIAKCSQVKVENIKVMPDHVHMLVSFRPKLSITTMVRTLKGNSARYFLRNHPKLRKELFWGNHLWSHSYYVGTVGDMSRKTVEKYIDDQYQNSPYPDLDKRKRK, encoded by the coding sequence ATGGACAAGAAATACGATTATGACAATGCCGTTCACATGAGAAATTATGTTTATAACATCCATTGCCATTTAGTTTGGGCAACTAAATATCGCAATAAGGTTTTTACGACTCCAGAGTTAGTTCAAGGCATGGAGAAATTATTAAAGTACATCGCTAAATGTAGCCAAGTTAAAGTCGAGAATATTAAAGTTATGCCAGATCACGTCCATATGTTAGTATCATTTAGGCCTAAGTTATCAATTACAACGATGGTTAGAACCTTAAAGGGCAACAGTGCTCGATACTTTCTACGTAATCATCCGAAACTTCGGAAAGAACTATTCTGGGGAAATCATTTATGGTCACATAGCTATTATGTTGGCACCGTAGGTGATATGAGTAGAAAAACTGTTGAGAAGTACATTGACGATCAATACCAAAATAGCCCATATCCTGATTTAGACAAAAGAAAGCGAAAATGA
- the sufU gene encoding Fe-S cluster assembly sulfur transfer protein SufU codes for MQLRDIYQSTIVDNALNQQHQKPLTEPDVLRKTLFNSSCGDRITVSGKISQHKLNQISFKATGCIISRASANMMGNLCIKQDLSKIDSLVTDFSKLMTGEPIKNPKSLGEAQALQSISELPTRIKCAMLPWKAIYQLINQNEVK; via the coding sequence ATGCAGCTCAGAGACATTTACCAAAGTACGATCGTGGATAACGCGTTGAACCAGCAACATCAAAAGCCATTAACAGAACCTGATGTACTTCGTAAAACGCTCTTTAATTCATCGTGTGGTGACCGAATCACAGTATCTGGAAAAATCAGTCAGCACAAGTTAAATCAAATCAGCTTTAAAGCGACCGGATGCATCATTTCACGAGCTTCCGCTAACATGATGGGCAATCTATGCATTAAGCAGGATTTATCAAAAATTGATTCGTTAGTGACTGATTTCTCAAAATTAATGACTGGTGAACCGATTAAAAATCCAAAATCGTTAGGTGAAGCCCAGGCTTTGCAATCCATTTCGGAACTACCGACTCGAATTAAATGTGCAATGTTGCCGTGGAAAGCAATTTACCAGTTAATTAATCAAAATGAGGTGAAATAA
- a CDS encoding flavodoxin — protein sequence MLKAHVVFATITGNNEAIADIVTDKLNDLGVHTVESDMSQTDPTEFKDDNICVVCSYTYNNGDLHLPFEGVDFYEDLKLLDLSNQVYGVAGSGDTFYKKHYNVAVDKFDQAFKQAKAKPGAKRVKINLSPDENDIKTLDTFTKQLISTAKDKLVKA from the coding sequence ATGTTAAAAGCGCACGTGGTTTTTGCAACCATTACTGGTAATAATGAAGCAATTGCTGATATCGTTACCGATAAATTAAATGATTTAGGAGTTCATACCGTTGAATCCGATATGTCGCAGACTGATCCAACCGAATTTAAGGACGATAATATCTGTGTCGTCTGTAGCTATACATATAATAATGGGGATCTACATTTGCCTTTCGAAGGGGTGGATTTTTATGAGGATTTAAAGCTACTTGATCTATCAAACCAGGTTTATGGGGTCGCCGGATCAGGAGATACTTTTTATAAGAAGCACTATAACGTGGCCGTAGATAAATTTGACCAAGCTTTTAAGCAAGCTAAAGCTAAACCGGGTGCTAAACGCGTCAAGATTAATCTGTCACCTGATGAAAACGATATTAAAACGCTGGACACGTTTACCAAACAACTTATTAGCACGGCCAAGGATAAATTAGTAAAAGCTTAA
- the sufB gene encoding Fe-S cluster assembly protein SufB — MRNQRKQAEEERYVNQKIDHRYQYGFKDKFKPVYSTGRGLNEHVIREISARKHEPEWMLRIRLKAYHIYKKLPMPNFGPDLSHLDLSKIKYFQEPTDHPTRSWNDVPKTIKRTFSRIGVPQAERKYLAGAAAQYESDAVYENLKKDFRKMGIIFMDTDSALQKYPNLVRKYFGHLISPYCNKFAALNTAVWSGGTFLYVPKGVHAKVPVQTFFRINAGNTGQFERTLIIVDEGASINYVEGCTAPNYSADSLHAAVVEVFVKKNAFCRYTTIQNWSDNVYSLETKRASADENATMEWVDGNLGSEKTMKYPSVWLNGEHAHGLMLSVAFARHGVYQDTGSIMKHNAPHTSSNVVSKSICKGGGVCNYRGFVKMGKNSDHCKSHIECDTIIMDDKSDSDTIPQNIVNNGTSSIEHEARVSKISEDDLYYLMSRGLTETQATKMIIMGFIEPFSRRLPMQFAVELNRLIDLQMSD; from the coding sequence ATGCGGAATCAACGTAAACAAGCCGAAGAAGAACGGTATGTTAATCAAAAAATCGATCACCGTTATCAATACGGCTTTAAAGATAAATTTAAACCGGTTTATTCGACCGGCCGTGGATTAAACGAACACGTCATTCGTGAAATTTCGGCTCGTAAACACGAACCAGAATGGATGCTTAGAATTCGTTTGAAGGCATATCACATTTATAAAAAATTACCGATGCCTAATTTCGGTCCAGATCTTTCACATCTGGATTTAAGTAAAATCAAATACTTTCAAGAACCAACGGATCATCCAACCCGTTCGTGGAACGATGTCCCGAAAACGATCAAGCGGACGTTTTCACGAATTGGGGTGCCGCAAGCTGAACGAAAATATTTAGCCGGTGCGGCAGCCCAATACGAATCAGATGCCGTCTACGAAAATCTAAAGAAAGACTTTCGTAAAATGGGCATCATCTTTATGGATACAGATAGTGCTTTACAAAAGTACCCAAATTTAGTTCGAAAGTACTTTGGCCACTTAATTTCTCCATACTGTAACAAATTTGCGGCGTTGAATACAGCCGTTTGGTCTGGAGGAACTTTTCTGTACGTGCCAAAAGGGGTTCATGCTAAGGTACCGGTCCAGACGTTCTTCCGCATCAACGCTGGAAATACTGGTCAGTTTGAACGAACGTTAATTATCGTCGATGAAGGCGCCAGCATTAACTATGTTGAAGGCTGCACCGCACCTAATTATTCAGCAGATAGTTTACATGCGGCCGTGGTCGAAGTCTTCGTTAAGAAGAACGCTTTCTGTCGATACACCACGATCCAGAACTGGTCAGATAACGTCTATAGTTTAGAAACCAAACGTGCATCTGCTGACGAGAACGCCACAATGGAGTGGGTCGATGGTAATCTAGGTTCCGAAAAGACGATGAAGTACCCAAGCGTCTGGCTGAATGGTGAACATGCCCACGGGTTAATGCTATCGGTAGCTTTTGCTCGGCACGGTGTTTATCAAGATACTGGATCGATCATGAAGCATAACGCACCACACACGTCTTCGAACGTGGTTTCCAAATCGATCTGTAAAGGCGGCGGAGTATGTAACTATCGTGGCTTCGTTAAGATGGGCAAAAACAGTGATCACTGCAAATCGCACATCGAATGCGACACCATTATTATGGATGACAAATCCGATAGTGATACCATCCCGCAAAACATCGTCAATAACGGAACTAGTTCGATCGAACATGAAGCCCGAGTTTCCAAGATTTCTGAAGATGACCTGTATTACTTGATGAGCCGTGGCTTAACGGAAACGCAAGCCACCAAGATGATCATCATGGGCTTTATTGAGCCGTTCTCACGCCGGTTACCGATGCAGTTTGCCGTTGAATTGAACCGCTTAATTGATTTACAAATGAGTGACTAA
- a CDS encoding M1 family metallopeptidase → MSAHRLLNLFQPKHYDLYIDVNRKKRLITGKVVVSGHASQAKMALHEHDMKFPSVLADGKKVPFKVDNSKERLNIQLPKAGDVTLTVQYSAPLTDKMMGIYPSYYKVNGVKKELVGTQFETDFARQAFPCVDEPAAKATWTLALKFDEHKGEIAISNMPEKKVENGVHYFETTRRMSSYLIAFAFGEMQYKMTQTKDGVKIGVFATKAHKPDELDFSLNIAKNAIEFYEKFYGVKYPLPHSWQLALPDFSAGAMENWGLVTYRESLLLLDPENTSFAKKQLVATVVCHELAHQWFGDLVTMKWWNDIWLNESFANMMEYVCTNAIKPEFHIWDLFQTSEVPQALQRDAIDGVQAIQVHVEKPADINELFDPAIVYAKGARMLVMVRALLGDKNLRKGLNLYLNTHKYHNAEGNDLWSALGKVSGMDIGKLMHTWLAQPGYPVVNMSVNKDGDVVLSQKQFFIGKSNDVGRQWDIPLNANFKAPKVMESKTLNLGKYENLRVATGKPLMLNVGNNSHFIVKYDHTLLSDLIKHADQLGHVGQLQLLEYSRLLAEAHQVSYASVVPLLLKLKDSKSAIVNQALYHLAGELRDFVTPDSADDKQMREFFDLLTSDQFNRLGVQHHDGDTNDDDLVRKMILREALYANNPVTKQGLHNLFDEHRQEPGKLSADVRGVILANEMKNYCSEDLYKQFKHEYETTVDPSYKTDLMLACCSASDPQILDQIMNSYKDSSFIKPQDLRSWFASVLDNPKGQQVDWDWFRTNWKWLVKTLGGDMEFSFYITLISRIFHTPQRLAEFKAFFDPKKSVPGLDREITLDEESVANKVSLIQTQKAEVMKAIK, encoded by the coding sequence ATGTCTGCACATCGTTTGCTGAATCTATTTCAGCCTAAACATTATGACTTATATATTGATGTCAACCGGAAAAAGCGCTTAATTACCGGTAAAGTTGTCGTTAGCGGACACGCTAGCCAAGCTAAGATGGCGCTTCACGAACATGATATGAAGTTTCCATCAGTTTTAGCTGACGGTAAAAAAGTTCCGTTCAAAGTCGATAACTCAAAGGAACGCCTTAATATCCAGTTACCAAAAGCTGGTGACGTTACCTTAACGGTTCAGTATTCTGCTCCGTTAACCGACAAGATGATGGGAATTTATCCATCTTATTATAAGGTCAACGGCGTTAAGAAAGAATTAGTTGGTACCCAGTTCGAAACCGACTTCGCTCGTCAGGCTTTTCCGTGTGTTGATGAACCAGCCGCCAAAGCCACGTGGACTTTAGCTCTGAAGTTCGATGAACACAAGGGTGAAATCGCCATTAGCAACATGCCCGAAAAGAAAGTTGAAAATGGGGTTCATTACTTTGAAACGACCCGTCGCATGTCATCTTATTTGATCGCCTTTGCCTTTGGTGAAATGCAGTACAAGATGACTCAAACCAAAGATGGTGTAAAGATCGGTGTTTTCGCTACCAAAGCCCATAAACCTGACGAATTAGACTTTTCATTAAACATTGCTAAAAACGCCATTGAATTCTACGAGAAATTCTATGGCGTTAAGTATCCGTTACCGCATTCCTGGCAGTTGGCATTGCCTGACTTCTCAGCCGGTGCCATGGAAAACTGGGGCTTGGTAACTTACCGTGAATCCTTACTCTTATTGGATCCAGAAAACACGTCATTTGCTAAGAAGCAGTTAGTCGCCACGGTCGTTTGCCATGAATTAGCTCATCAATGGTTTGGTGACTTAGTAACCATGAAGTGGTGGAACGACATCTGGTTGAACGAAAGTTTTGCCAACATGATGGAATATGTTTGTACTAACGCCATCAAACCTGAATTTCACATCTGGGATCTTTTCCAGACGTCTGAAGTTCCGCAAGCTCTACAGCGTGATGCCATCGACGGCGTCCAGGCCATTCAGGTTCACGTTGAAAAGCCAGCTGACATTAACGAATTATTCGATCCGGCCATCGTATACGCTAAAGGTGCCCGAATGTTAGTCATGGTTCGTGCTTTACTGGGTGACAAGAACTTACGAAAAGGCTTGAACTTATACTTAAACACCCATAAGTACCACAACGCCGAAGGTAACGACCTTTGGAGTGCTTTAGGCAAAGTATCTGGCATGGACATCGGTAAACTGATGCACACCTGGTTAGCTCAACCTGGTTACCCAGTCGTTAACATGAGCGTTAATAAAGACGGTGACGTTGTCTTATCCCAGAAGCAATTCTTCATCGGCAAGAGTAACGACGTTGGCCGTCAGTGGGACATCCCGTTAAACGCCAACTTCAAAGCACCGAAAGTCATGGAAAGCAAGACCTTAAACTTAGGCAAATACGAAAACTTAAGGGTTGCCACTGGCAAACCGTTAATGTTGAACGTCGGCAACAATTCCCACTTTATCGTTAAGTACGACCACACCTTATTAAGTGATCTCATTAAGCATGCCGACCAGTTAGGTCACGTTGGCCAGTTACAGTTACTTGAATATTCACGCTTATTAGCTGAAGCTCATCAAGTATCATACGCTAGCGTCGTACCGTTATTACTTAAGCTGAAAGACAGCAAGTCCGCCATCGTTAACCAGGCTCTTTACCACTTAGCTGGTGAATTAAGGGACTTCGTTACACCTGATTCAGCAGACGATAAGCAGATGCGTGAATTCTTTGACTTACTAACGTCAGACCAGTTCAACCGGTTAGGTGTTCAGCATCATGATGGTGACACTAACGATGACGACTTGGTTCGAAAGATGATCTTACGTGAAGCTCTGTATGCTAACAACCCAGTTACTAAGCAGGGCTTACACAATTTATTCGATGAACATCGTCAGGAACCAGGTAAGTTATCAGCTGACGTCCGTGGTGTTATCTTGGCTAATGAAATGAAGAACTACTGTAGCGAAGACCTATACAAGCAGTTCAAACACGAATACGAAACGACAGTTGATCCAAGCTACAAGACCGACTTAATGTTAGCGTGTTGCTCAGCTAGTGACCCGCAGATCTTAGATCAGATTATGAATAGTTACAAAGATAGTAGTTTCATTAAGCCGCAGGATCTCCGGAGTTGGTTCGCCAGTGTCCTTGATAATCCAAAGGGCCAGCAAGTTGACTGGGACTGGTTCCGTACCAACTGGAAATGGCTCGTTAAGACCCTTGGCGGTGACATGGAATTCTCGTTCTACATCACTTTGATTTCGCGAATTTTCCATACTCCACAGCGCTTAGCTGAATTTAAAGCATTCTTTGATCCAAAGAAGAGCGTTCCTGGTTTGGACCGTGAAATTACTCTGGATGAAGAATCAGTTGCTAATAAGGTCAGCTTGATTCAAACTCAGAAAGCTGAAGTAATGAAAGCAATTAAATAA
- a CDS encoding RNA-guided endonuclease InsQ/TnpB family protein gives MKSMSQLQYHFGAKYRWYPSDTQKQVVKVNADVRRAFYNHLIANKRKLGWIIHTSYWNGDLKRKIIANYKHTLHESVVRKRISWLRDKYIDSLNFAKTNQSNNLAYKNHASGLQGQPQFHRKKDHPYEWKYQTSRITWKSKGKRKSNIYFTDNRHLVLPVLGRITLGTTRKMPDDTLIGTVTIYKDATDKFWVSLQLASDTPFKSYQPQTHSAIGIDLNICNSLMDNYGHQVSNPKFYTHGLPYLKFLQQRENRRRRYAKSHHINLTVDKGYQRARKRCAKYYGYIKNERRAFLDRISTRLIENHDLIVAENLKSSNILRNHKIAQKASDCGWREFLSMLQYKAKLYGKTVILVNPAYTTQICSHCGFICTRQNGCHLTLVDRKWTCPRCQTYHVRDQNAAINILRRGQKEILVKQRQNLIRLKRKRTPQEFDNHPNLTFEFHRAAE, from the coding sequence ATGAAATCAATGTCACAATTACAGTATCATTTTGGTGCTAAGTACCGTTGGTATCCTTCGGATACCCAAAAACAGGTTGTTAAAGTGAATGCCGATGTGAGACGAGCTTTCTATAATCATCTAATTGCTAATAAACGCAAATTAGGGTGGATTATACATACATCTTACTGGAATGGTGATCTTAAACGAAAAATAATTGCTAATTATAAACACACGCTCCATGAATCAGTAGTCCGAAAACGAATTAGCTGGCTACGTGATAAGTATATTGACAGTCTGAACTTTGCCAAGACAAATCAATCGAATAACTTGGCTTATAAGAACCACGCTAGTGGCCTACAAGGACAGCCTCAATTCCATCGTAAAAAAGACCATCCTTATGAATGGAAATATCAGACATCGAGGATTACCTGGAAATCTAAAGGGAAACGCAAGTCCAATATATATTTTACTGATAACAGGCACTTAGTATTACCAGTCCTTGGCAGAATCACATTAGGCACAACCCGTAAAATGCCTGACGATACGTTAATTGGTACCGTTACGATTTATAAGGATGCGACCGATAAATTCTGGGTTTCCCTACAATTAGCTAGTGACACACCGTTTAAATCCTATCAGCCGCAGACTCACTCTGCTATTGGAATCGACTTGAACATCTGTAATTCCCTTATGGATAATTATGGGCATCAAGTCTCTAACCCTAAGTTCTACACTCATGGATTACCGTACTTAAAGTTCCTGCAGCAGCGGGAAAATCGTAGACGACGTTATGCTAAAAGTCATCACATCAACCTAACGGTTGATAAAGGATATCAACGGGCTAGAAAACGCTGTGCTAAGTATTATGGCTACATTAAAAATGAACGAAGAGCTTTCTTAGATCGGATTTCGACTAGACTGATCGAGAACCATGATTTGATAGTTGCTGAAAATCTAAAAAGTTCTAATATCCTGCGTAACCATAAGATTGCTCAAAAAGCCAGTGATTGTGGTTGGCGTGAATTCTTGTCGATGCTGCAGTACAAAGCTAAGTTATACGGAAAAACAGTTATCCTGGTTAATCCTGCTTATACTACTCAAATATGTAGTCATTGTGGCTTCATTTGTACTAGACAGAATGGCTGTCATTTAACTTTAGTAGACAGGAAATGGACTTGTCCTCGATGCCAGACGTATCATGTTCGTGATCAGAATGCGGCTATTAATATCTTGAGAAGAGGACAAAAGGAAATTCTTGTGAAGCAACGTCAAAATCTAATTCGATTAAAACGCAAACGGACTCCGCAAGAATTTGATAATCATCCTAATTTAACCTTTGAATTTCATCGAGCTGCAGAATAA
- the thiD gene encoding bifunctional hydroxymethylpyrimidine kinase/phosphomethylpyrimidine kinase — MLNQFPQVLTIAGSENDGAAGMQADLATFDHFKVYGTSVVTVCVAGNSYGVHAQQIMSTSFIDQEFKDLADDFNIKASKTGMLANASVIKTVVKNYQRYDFGPLVVDPVIFGNNPNTRLLDPNTFQLLKARLIPLATVLTPNYYEAQTLAKMKINDDQDMLTAGHRLQNLGADNVIIKGPHHDPQQKIVKDLVLLSNDHHFWLAGKYYPTKRKNGTGDTLSAGICAELAKGQSVTDAIKNAREYVDKAIRNPLNVGHEYGPINHFV; from the coding sequence ATGTTAAATCAATTCCCACAAGTTCTGACGATTGCTGGATCTGAAAACGACGGTGCCGCAGGGATGCAAGCCGATTTAGCGACGTTCGATCACTTTAAAGTTTACGGGACTTCAGTCGTTACCGTTTGCGTAGCCGGTAATTCATACGGAGTTCATGCTCAGCAAATTATGTCGACGTCATTCATTGATCAAGAATTTAAAGATTTAGCCGATGATTTTAACATCAAAGCATCTAAGACCGGGATGTTGGCTAACGCCAGTGTAATTAAAACGGTCGTTAAAAATTATCAGCGATATGATTTTGGTCCGTTGGTGGTCGATCCCGTAATCTTTGGGAATAATCCAAACACCCGATTATTAGATCCGAACACTTTTCAACTTTTAAAAGCACGGTTGATTCCGCTCGCCACAGTCCTAACGCCCAATTATTATGAAGCGCAAACGTTAGCTAAAATGAAAATTAATGATGATCAGGACATGCTAACGGCAGGACATCGGCTTCAAAATTTAGGTGCCGATAATGTCATCATCAAAGGCCCACATCATGATCCTCAGCAGAAAATCGTTAAGGATCTCGTTTTATTGTCGAATGATCATCATTTCTGGTTGGCTGGCAAATATTATCCGACTAAACGTAAGAACGGAACCGGTGACACTTTATCGGCAGGCATCTGTGCTGAACTAGCGAAGGGTCAATCAGTTACCGATGCCATTAAGAACGCTCGGGAATACGTTGATAAGGCAATCCGAAATCCACTGAACGTTGGCCATGAATATGGTCCGATTAATCATTTTGTGTAA
- a CDS encoding tyrosine-protein phosphatase produces MNSFRKSLYVGALLMAPFLLSASVASANSKPANNQQNVQVQRLGASQHESEQQIANQQPQAVKNDNSPIERGDSKYWINRVNLAAYKRQNYRYPHISWNGRDMGGYYAGHGMWTKTGVVYRGANLHKISKYGTQHLKDLGINEVIDLRSYHHQGGADPNEDHPNQPNPLGVKYVEAVVNTRADKQKIAPFKRAYGGEIYKYATSFLRWKHARQAYHQVFMELLNHKSGAIYFHCINGDDRTGIMAALYLSALGVSKWHIYNDFMITDYYDHKMSYRNKAAEMNRFFWGIRTWYGTMDNYLTSSNGLGLTHKQIKQLRSKYLVNYKG; encoded by the coding sequence GTGAATTCATTTAGGAAGTCTCTATACGTCGGTGCTTTGCTGATGGCACCGTTTCTATTAAGTGCCAGCGTGGCCAGTGCTAATTCCAAACCGGCTAATAACCAGCAGAACGTCCAAGTTCAGCGATTAGGTGCGTCCCAGCACGAAAGTGAACAACAAATCGCTAATCAACAGCCACAAGCCGTTAAAAATGATAACAGTCCCATTGAACGGGGCGACAGCAAGTATTGGATTAATCGAGTTAATTTAGCTGCTTATAAACGTCAAAATTATCGTTACCCACACATCAGTTGGAACGGCCGTGACATGGGTGGTTACTATGCCGGCCATGGCATGTGGACCAAGACTGGTGTCGTCTATCGTGGTGCTAATCTGCATAAGATCTCAAAATACGGTACCCAGCATTTAAAAGATCTAGGCATTAATGAAGTGATTGACCTACGTAGTTACCATCACCAAGGTGGCGCTGATCCGAACGAAGACCATCCTAATCAACCAAATCCATTGGGTGTCAAATACGTTGAAGCGGTAGTGAACACCCGTGCCGATAAACAAAAAATTGCACCATTTAAACGAGCTTACGGTGGTGAAATCTATAAGTACGCAACGTCATTCTTAAGGTGGAAACACGCTCGACAAGCTTATCATCAAGTCTTTATGGAATTACTAAATCATAAGAGCGGTGCCATTTATTTCCACTGCATTAACGGTGATGACCGAACCGGAATTATGGCCGCTCTTTACTTATCCGCATTAGGCGTTAGTAAGTGGCACATCTATAATGACTTTATGATTACTGATTACTATGATCATAAGATGTCATACCGAAATAAAGCTGCTGAAATGAACCGCTTCTTCTGGGGCATTCGAACCTGGTACGGTACCATGGATAACTACTTAACTAGTTCCAACGGTCTAGGCTTAACTCATAAGCAAATTAAGCAACTTCGCAGTAAGTATTTAGTTAATTACAAAGGCTAA